One window of Deltaproteobacteria bacterium HGW-Deltaproteobacteria-18 genomic DNA carries:
- a CDS encoding 30S ribosomal protein S12, whose translation MPTINQLVRKARVLQVKGKKRAALQECPQRRGVCVRVYTTTPKKPNSALRKVARVRLTNGIEVTSYIPGEGHNLQEHSVVMIRGGRVKDLPGVRYTIIRGTLDAAGVQDRRKSRSKYGAKRPK comes from the coding sequence ATGCCCACTATTAATCAGTTGGTCCGTAAAGCACGGGTCCTCCAGGTGAAAGGCAAAAAAAGAGCCGCGCTGCAGGAATGCCCGCAGCGTCGGGGAGTTTGCGTGCGCGTCTACACTACGACGCCCAAGAAGCCGAACTCCGCTCTTCGGAAAGTGGCCAGAGTGCGTCTGACCAACGGAATTGAAGTTACATCCTACATCCCGGGTGAAGGGCACAATCTGCAGGAGCACTCCGTGGTCATGATCCGCGGCGGCCGCGTAAAGGATCTGCCCGGTGTCCGCTATACGATTATCAGAGGTACGTTGGATGCGGCCGGTGTTCAGGATCGCCGGAAGAGCCGCTCCAAGTACGGTGCCAAACGTCCTAAATAG
- a CDS encoding 30S ribosomal protein S7: MPRKGPTPKREVLPDPKYGSRVVAKFVNQMMFDGKKSVAEKIFYDAIEELGKRTDSEPLRAFEQLIEKVKPQMEVKSRRVGGATYQVPMEVRPARQEALAIRWLVNYARSRGEKGMVLRLAAEFLDAYNDRGGAIKKREDTHRMAEANKAFAHYRW; the protein is encoded by the coding sequence ATGCCTCGCAAGGGACCCACGCCAAAGCGTGAAGTGCTGCCAGATCCGAAATACGGAAGCAGGGTAGTTGCAAAGTTTGTCAACCAGATGATGTTTGACGGCAAGAAAAGTGTTGCCGAAAAGATATTCTATGACGCCATTGAAGAACTTGGAAAACGCACGGACAGCGAGCCGCTGAGAGCTTTCGAGCAGCTCATTGAAAAGGTGAAGCCGCAGATGGAAGTCAAATCCCGTCGAGTCGGTGGTGCCACCTACCAGGTTCCCATGGAAGTCCGCCCGGCACGGCAGGAAGCATTGGCTATCCGTTGGCTGGTCAACTATGCCCGCTCTCGCGGTGAGAAAGGCATGGTTCTGCGTTTGGCGGCTGAATTTCTGGATGCTTATAACGATCGCGGTGGTGCCATCAAGAAGCGTGAAGACACCCATCGAATGGCAGAAGCCAATAAAGCTTTTGCTCATTACCGCTGGTAA